In Sorghum bicolor cultivar BTx623 chromosome 10, Sorghum_bicolor_NCBIv3, whole genome shotgun sequence, one genomic interval encodes:
- the LOC8078239 gene encoding protein FAR-RED IMPAIRED RESPONSE 1 isoform X6 — MYSEFEEEFKKQFTLSSELLEVVGTNLTFFVKYMQSNRGATVVFNKDDSNITCSCRMFESIGILCKHALRVFNMNGVYNLPSQYILPRWTKYAKTGFYIETQGTDKEDLKTQVAVISREATSLALKCLPSKELLDKLQKAIHNLSLEADTYLSEMHEKSNEVPATPNECAREPLNGAISFKIPQVIKGPKNTRFKNVVEKNPGKKKKKKKTAQKKGEDLNNDIQKRNEHADPTQMTDSNVGPSLAVPPFMQGGYGNSTTPIMTAPFMQGGYANSTMPIMAAPSTMSHLNSIANPSGMATPYIPGGYTSLLFGVDQDATMQTAVRKLHFDGVPHI, encoded by the exons ATGTATTCGGAGTTTGAGGAAGAGTTTAAAAAACAATTTACATTGTCTTCTGAATTGTTGGAAGTTGTTGGGACAAACTTGACATTCTTTGTTAAGTATATGCAGTCTAATCGTGGAGCAACTGTAGTATTCAACAAAGATGATTCCAATATTACATGCTCTTGCCGGATGTTTGAATCCATAG GAATATTGTGCAAGCATGCTCTTAGAGTCTTCAATATGAATGGAGTATACAATTTGCCATCGCAATATATACTGCCTAGATGGACAAAATATGCGAAAACTGGATTTTATATTGAGACACAAGGAACTGATAAGGAGGATTTGAAAACACAGGTTGCAGTTATATCTCGAGAGGCGACATCTCTTGCATTGAAGTGTTTGCCCTcaaaagaacttcttgataaatTGCAAAAAGCCATACATAACTTGAGCTTGGAAGCAGATACTTATCTAAGTGAGATGCATGAAAAATCCAACGAGGTTCCTGcaactccaaatgaatgtgCCCGAGAACCATTAAATGGTGCCATATCATTTAAAATTCCTCAGGTAATAAAAGGTCCAAAGAATACACGTTTCAAAAATGTTGTTGAAAAAAATccagggaagaagaagaagaagaagaagactgcTCAGAAGAAAG GTGAAGATCTAAATAATGATATACAGAAAAGAAATGAACATGCTGATCCAACGCAGATGACT GATTCTAATGTTGGGCCATCTTTAGCGGTTCCTCCGTTCATGCAAGGTGGATATGGCAATTCCACAACGCCAATCATGACAGCTCCTTTTATGCAAGGTGGATATGCTAATTCCACAATGCCAATCATGGCTGCTCCTTCCACAATGTCACACTTGAATTCAATTGCAAATCCTTCTGGAATGGCTACTCCTTATATACCAGGAGGATACACAAGTCTACTATTTGGAGTTGATCAAGATGCCACAATGCAAACTGCTGTTAGGAAGTTACACTTTGATGGAGTGCCACATATTTAG